From the Rhodococcus sp. NBC_00297 genome, one window contains:
- the ftsW gene encoding putative lipid II flippase FtsW, with amino-acid sequence MSPARGATTPPSRAGGPVTEPVTAARPGRTAPRRRPVRAKFETWVDRPLASFHLIVTVAALLTILGLVMVLSASSVEAYAEDGSAYTMFTRQAIFTVVGLVLFVVALRLPIRILRKMSFPMFVVSVILLVLVLIPGIGTVAQGTRGWFTIGGVGLQPSEISKVTFAVWGAHLLASRRAERADLKGLLIPLVPAAMVIFFLIVMQPDLGTTVALGIILMALLWFAGLPVKVFGSVVGGLFLAAVVLALTAGYRSARIQQWLNPGSDPQGTGYQSRQALYSLADGGLFGLGLGQSRAKWSYLPNAHNDFIFAIIGEELGLVGCIAVIGLFGLLVFTGLRIAARVPDPFMKILVATFTVWILAQAAINIGYVIGLLPVTGLQLPLVSAGGTSTAITLLVLGLLANISRHEPEAVAALASGHDGKFGRLLRLPVPEPYSPVKASQARGGPRGPGRPGVAGPAARQALPPQARRRESESRAARPAPERHTSGRPSARDTRRGAADMARSAAARDARSRERRHHR; translated from the coding sequence ATGAGCCCGGCCCGCGGCGCCACGACACCCCCGTCGCGCGCCGGCGGACCCGTGACCGAGCCGGTCACCGCCGCCCGCCCCGGCCGTACGGCTCCGCGTCGACGACCCGTCCGCGCGAAGTTCGAGACATGGGTGGACCGGCCCCTCGCGTCCTTCCACCTCATCGTCACCGTGGCGGCACTGCTCACCATTCTCGGACTCGTCATGGTGCTGTCCGCGTCGTCCGTCGAGGCCTACGCCGAGGACGGTTCCGCGTACACGATGTTCACCCGGCAGGCCATCTTCACCGTGGTCGGCCTGGTGCTGTTCGTCGTGGCGCTGCGCCTCCCCATCCGGATCCTGCGCAAGATGTCGTTCCCGATGTTCGTGGTGTCGGTGATCCTGCTGGTGCTCGTGCTGATCCCCGGCATCGGAACGGTCGCGCAGGGCACCCGCGGATGGTTCACCATCGGCGGAGTCGGCCTCCAGCCGTCGGAGATCTCGAAGGTGACCTTCGCCGTGTGGGGCGCGCACCTGCTGGCGTCTCGCCGGGCGGAGCGTGCCGACCTCAAGGGTCTGCTGATTCCGCTGGTGCCCGCCGCGATGGTGATCTTCTTCCTCATCGTGATGCAGCCCGACCTCGGTACCACCGTGGCCCTGGGCATCATCCTCATGGCTCTGCTGTGGTTCGCGGGTCTGCCGGTCAAGGTGTTCGGATCGGTCGTCGGCGGCCTCTTCCTGGCGGCGGTGGTGCTCGCCCTGACGGCCGGGTACCGCTCCGCGCGTATCCAGCAGTGGCTGAACCCCGGCAGCGACCCGCAGGGCACCGGGTACCAGTCGCGGCAGGCGCTGTACTCCCTGGCCGACGGTGGGTTGTTCGGTCTCGGCCTGGGTCAGAGCCGAGCCAAGTGGAGCTATCTTCCCAACGCGCACAACGACTTCATCTTCGCGATCATCGGCGAGGAACTCGGCCTGGTCGGGTGCATCGCGGTCATCGGACTGTTCGGGCTGCTGGTCTTCACGGGCCTGCGCATCGCGGCGCGGGTACCCGATCCGTTCATGAAGATCCTGGTGGCGACGTTCACCGTCTGGATCCTCGCGCAGGCCGCCATCAACATCGGCTACGTCATCGGGCTCCTGCCCGTGACGGGACTGCAGTTGCCCCTGGTCTCCGCGGGCGGAACGTCCACCGCCATCACACTTCTGGTACTCGGGCTGCTCGCCAACATCTCGCGACACGAGCCCGAGGCGGTGGCCGCACTCGCGTCGGGTCACGACGGGAAGTTCGGCAGACTGCTCAGACTGCCGGTGCCCGAGCCCTACTCGCCGGTCAAGGCGTCGCAGGCGCGAGGCGGACCGCGTGGTCCGGGCCGACCGGGGGTGGCGGGACCCGCTGCGCGCCAGGCGTTGCCGCCACAGGCGCGACGACGCGAGTCCGAGTCCCGCGCGGCACGCCCCGCTCCCGAGCGACACACGTCCGGACGCCCGTCCGCGCGGGATACCCGACGGGGCGCCGCGGACATGGCACGCAGCGCCGCTGCCCGCGACGCACGATCACGAGAACGGAGACATCACCGGTGA
- the murD gene encoding UDP-N-acetylmuramoyl-L-alanine--D-glutamate ligase — protein MHDPREPLTSPLDLRGRRVLVAGGRVSGRAVIPALLEVGASVTVADSDASSLEACADLGVDTVSMDAIATDRDAVAESALVVTSPGFRPDSPLLTTALTVGVPVWGDIEFSWRIDQAEVYGPPRTWLVVTGTNGKTTTTSMLAAVLDAAGVASAACGNIGVPVVDALRRDPRADVLAVELSSFQLFWAPSVRPAAGVVLNIAEDHLDWHGGMEAYVQAKLQALHGDVAVVGLDDAIASTLRARAAAPITVGFTAHDPAAGDVGVVDGTIVDRAFGDAESLVETDAIEPAGPAGLQDALAAASLARAAGVSAEHIAAGLRSFRVGPHRAAVVRELGGVLFVDDSKATNPHAARSSILAHERVVWLAGGLLKGAEVDDLVAEVAPRLVGAVVFGQDGDVIAAALGRHAPDVPVDRVPSGDDAGVADATDVTDGDEVMAQAVRAAARRAEPGTTVLLAPSTASFDQFRDYGHRGDSFAAAAASLGPHDLAPTADHGTPA, from the coding sequence TTGCACGATCCCCGCGAACCCCTCACGTCACCGCTCGACCTCCGGGGTCGCCGGGTTCTCGTCGCCGGTGGCCGGGTGTCCGGCCGCGCCGTGATTCCCGCGCTGCTCGAGGTGGGAGCCTCGGTGACGGTGGCCGACTCAGACGCGTCGTCCCTCGAGGCCTGCGCCGATCTCGGGGTGGACACGGTGTCGATGGACGCGATCGCCACCGACCGCGACGCGGTGGCCGAGAGCGCCCTCGTCGTCACCAGCCCGGGATTTCGCCCCGATTCGCCGTTGCTCACCACCGCGCTCACGGTCGGCGTGCCGGTGTGGGGCGACATCGAGTTCTCCTGGCGTATCGATCAGGCCGAGGTCTACGGGCCGCCGCGCACCTGGTTGGTGGTCACCGGGACCAACGGCAAAACCACGACGACGTCGATGCTCGCGGCCGTCCTCGACGCGGCGGGCGTGGCGTCCGCGGCGTGCGGCAACATCGGCGTACCGGTCGTGGACGCGCTGCGACGCGACCCCCGGGCGGACGTGCTCGCCGTGGAACTGTCCTCCTTCCAATTGTTCTGGGCGCCGTCGGTGCGACCCGCGGCCGGAGTGGTGCTCAACATCGCCGAGGACCATCTCGACTGGCACGGCGGCATGGAGGCCTACGTCCAGGCGAAGCTCCAGGCGCTGCACGGCGACGTCGCCGTGGTGGGGCTGGACGACGCGATCGCGTCCACGCTGCGAGCGCGCGCCGCGGCTCCGATCACGGTCGGGTTCACTGCGCACGACCCTGCTGCCGGCGATGTCGGTGTCGTGGACGGCACGATCGTGGACCGTGCGTTCGGTGACGCCGAGTCGCTGGTGGAGACGGACGCCATCGAACCCGCAGGGCCCGCGGGACTGCAGGACGCGCTCGCCGCGGCGTCGCTCGCGCGCGCGGCCGGGGTCTCGGCCGAGCACATCGCGGCCGGTCTGCGGTCGTTCCGCGTCGGACCGCACCGCGCCGCCGTGGTGCGTGAGCTCGGTGGGGTGCTGTTCGTCGACGACTCGAAGGCCACCAATCCGCACGCCGCGAGGTCGTCGATCCTCGCGCACGAGCGCGTCGTGTGGCTCGCGGGCGGTCTGCTCAAGGGCGCGGAGGTCGACGATCTCGTCGCCGAGGTCGCCCCGCGGCTCGTCGGTGCCGTGGTGTTCGGCCAGGACGGCGACGTGATCGCGGCAGCACTCGGGCGACACGCGCCGGATGTGCCCGTGGATCGGGTGCCGTCGGGAGACGATGCTGGAGTGGCCGATGCGACTGATGTGACTGACGGTGACGAAGTGATGGCACAGGCGGTGCGAGCAGCCGCGCGCCGCGCCGAGCCGGGAACCACCGTGCTCCTGGCACCCTCGACCGCCTCGTTCGATCAGTTCCGGGACTACGGGCACCGCGGCGACAGCTTCGCCGCCGCCGCCGCGAGCCTCGGCCCGCACGATCTCGCTCCCACCGCCGACCACGGCACGCCGGCATGA